Proteins encoded together in one Vigna angularis cultivar LongXiaoDou No.4 chromosome 5, ASM1680809v1, whole genome shotgun sequence window:
- the LOC108340381 gene encoding uncharacterized protein LOC108340381, translated as MILIRDNQRKGSENALMGSVSPNPLFQSESFGHYYPDAEHNYTMMEKSQLFLRSYRFCQNKSLEESVKGSLVRVKKVLWLRLRSAKKLRRLVVSRIRIKCGFYYRRRRFSHLLNAHNRKIDSSSCFW; from the coding sequence ATGATACTGATTCGTGATAATCAGAGGAAAGGTAGTGAAAACGCACTGATGGGTAGTGTTAGTCCGAACCCGTTATTTCAGAGTGAGTCTTTCGGGCATTACTACCCTGACGCTGAGCACAACTATACTATGATGGAGAAGAGTCAACTATTCTTGAGAAGCTATCGATTCTGTCAAAATAAGAGTCTGGAAGAGAGTGTGAAAGGCTCTTTGGTTCGTGTCAAGAAGGTTTTGTGGCTAAGGCTGCGATCTGCTAAGAAACTCAGGAGGTTGGTGGTTTCAAGAATCAGAATAAAATGCGGCTTCTATTATCGTAGGAGAAGGTTTTCACACCTTCTCAATGCCCACAACCGCAAAATCGACTCTTCCTCTTGTTTCTGGTAG